The stretch of DNA ACCGATAAAATTGATGACGATGTTTTAGAAGCGGCCGGCAAGCAATGCCGGATTTTCGCCAATTTTGCCGTGGGTTTTGATAATATTGATCTGGTTGCGGCCAAAAAACGGGGCATAATAATTACCAATACGCCGGGAGTTTTAACGGACACCGTGGCAGAGCATACTTTTACTTTGATGCTGGCGATTTCCCATCGGATTGCCGAAGCGGATAAATTCACCAAAACCGGAAAATACGAGGGCTGGGCGCCGATGCTTTTATTGGGAAATGATTTATCAAGAAAAACTGTCGGCATTGTGGGTTTGGGGCGGATTGGCTCGCGCGTGGCCCATCACGCGGCTAAAGGATTTGACGCGCGCGTGATTTATCACGACCTTCAGCGCAATAAAGAATTTGAGAAAGAATTTAACGCGGAATACAGGGAAAAATTGGAAGATTTATTGAAAGAGGCGGATTATGTTTCTCTGCATGTGCCGCTTTTGCCGGCCACGCGGCATTTGCTGAACGCCGAGCGGCTGAAATTAATGAAGCCGACCGCATATCTTATAAATACTTCGCGCGGGCCGGTGATAGACGAAAAAGCGTTAGTGGAAGCGCTGCACGCCAAAATTATCAAAGGCGCGGCTTTGGATGTTTTTGAAAACGAACCGGCGTTAGCCGAAGGATTGGCAAAACTTGATAACGCAATTTTGACGCCGCATATCGCTTCCGCCACCGAAGAAACGCGCGGCAAAATGGCGGAATTGGCGGTAGATAACATTATTGCTGCTTTAGAAGGGCGGACACCTCCTAATTTAGTGGGGTAAACCCCGTTAGAAATCGCGAACGCAATGTTCGCGTTCTATTTCTAACGGGGTAAAACAAACAATATTATGCGCGGGGCGATTATAAATTTTCCCAAACAATTTGATTATAAACCGGCGACTAAGAATAAAAGCGTTTTGAAAAAGGCGAAACATTTTGTGGTTGTCGGAATGGGCGGTTCGGGTTTGGTCGGAGATTTATTGCGTGGTTGCAATCCTCGCCTTGATCTTATTATCCATAAAAATTACGGTTTGCCTGTTTTAGCGGACGGCGTTTTGGAAAAAAGTTTGATTGTTTTAAGTTCTTATTCGGGAAATACCGAAGAGGTTCTTGATTCCTATCAAGCGGCTAAGAAAAAAAGATTGGCGATGGCGGCGATTTCTATTGGCGGAAAATTATTGGAACAGGCTAAAGCTGACGGCATTCCTTACATTCAATTTCCGGATCTGGGAATTGAACCGCGTTTCGCTTTAGGTTTCAGTTTTCGGGCTTTGGCGGAAATAATCGGCGAAAAAAACGCGTTTGAAGAATCGGGCCGGCTGGCTGAGTTGTTAAAGCCGGAAGATTTTGAAGAAAAAGGAAAAGAACTGGCCGAGAAATTAAAAGGATTTGTGCCGCTGGTTTATTCATCGGAAAAAAATCGGGCCGCGGCTTACAATTGGAAAATAAGATTTAATGAAACCGGCCATGTTCCCGCTTTTTGCAATGTTTTTCCGGAGTTGAATCATAATGAGATGGCGGGATTTGATTTTCAAGAATCAACGCAAGAATCAATAAAAGAACTTTCGCGGAATTTTTATTTTATTTTTTTAAAAGATTCCGGCGACCATCCGCGGATTATTAAAAGAATGGAAGTAATGGAAGCGATTTTGCGCGATAAAAAAATGCCGGTTGAAAATGTCAGTCTTGAAGGAGAAAATTTTCTTCATAAGGTTTTTTCTTCAGTCGCGCTCGCGGATTGGACGTCTTTTTATCTTGTTCAAACATCCGGCTTTAAAGCCGAAAGCGAGTTTATTGTGGAAAAATTCAAAAAATTGATATAATATACTAGACTTCCCCTTAA from Candidatus Niyogibacteria bacterium encodes:
- a CDS encoding D-glycerate dehydrogenase, which gives rise to MKIFITRKIPEAGIKKLAEKHEIKISPHDRVLSKEELIAALKNQGYGAVLCLLTDKIDDDVLEAAGKQCRIFANFAVGFDNIDLVAAKKRGIIITNTPGVLTDTVAEHTFTLMLAISHRIAEADKFTKTGKYEGWAPMLLLGNDLSRKTVGIVGLGRIGSRVAHHAAKGFDARVIYHDLQRNKEFEKEFNAEYREKLEDLLKEADYVSLHVPLLPATRHLLNAERLKLMKPTAYLINTSRGPVIDEKALVEALHAKIIKGAALDVFENEPALAEGLAKLDNAILTPHIASATEETRGKMAELAVDNIIAALEGRTPPNLVG